A window of Cohnella herbarum contains these coding sequences:
- a CDS encoding polysaccharide biosynthesis protein — MFKDRRILVTGGTGSWGYELIKQLLPFGPAEVIVYSRNESSQVAMNRAFEDPRLSFCIGDVRDREALSKACKDVDILFHLAALKHVPVCEDQPYEALKTNVIGTQNVIEAAIENKVKHVINISTDKAANPSNFYGMTKAIGEKLIVYANLLRSDTKFVCVRGGNVLGTNGSVVHLFMNQIKHKNQISLTDRGMTRFFMTLEEAIRLLFKATAQSIGGEIFVMTMPTCRIIDLADVLMDAMGKRVDMVETGIRPGEKIHEILLTEYESLNTIVYDDQYLVILPTVDIPGLRNHYGSYIPVDFESFSSSQSLMNKDEIREMLERGGFLQ, encoded by the coding sequence ATGTTTAAAGATCGGCGTATCCTGGTCACCGGAGGGACCGGTTCATGGGGCTATGAATTGATAAAACAGCTGTTGCCGTTCGGTCCTGCCGAAGTGATCGTGTACTCCCGGAACGAGTCTAGCCAGGTAGCGATGAACCGCGCGTTCGAAGACCCGCGGCTTAGCTTCTGCATCGGCGATGTCCGGGATCGGGAGGCGCTGTCCAAAGCATGCAAAGACGTGGATATCCTCTTCCATCTGGCGGCGCTTAAACATGTTCCGGTGTGCGAGGATCAGCCCTACGAAGCTTTGAAAACGAATGTAATCGGCACGCAGAACGTCATCGAAGCGGCCATTGAGAATAAAGTAAAGCACGTAATTAATATTTCGACCGATAAAGCGGCTAACCCGTCGAACTTCTATGGGATGACCAAGGCGATAGGAGAAAAATTAATCGTCTACGCCAACCTTCTGCGAAGCGACACGAAATTTGTTTGCGTACGCGGCGGTAACGTGCTTGGAACGAACGGCAGCGTCGTGCATCTATTCATGAACCAGATTAAGCATAAGAATCAAATCAGCTTAACGGATCGCGGAATGACTCGGTTTTTCATGACGCTGGAGGAAGCCATTCGACTTCTGTTCAAAGCGACGGCGCAGAGCATCGGCGGAGAAATCTTCGTCATGACGATGCCTACTTGCCGGATCATCGATCTGGCCGATGTATTGATGGACGCGATGGGGAAACGAGTAGACATGGTAGAGACAGGCATTAGACCCGGAGAGAAAATCCACGAGATTCTGCTAACCGAATATGAAAGCTTGAATACGATCGTCTATGACGATCAATATCTCGTTATTCTTCCTACGGTGGACATTCCGGGCTTGCGGAATCATTATGGCTCTTATATTCCCGTGGATTTCGAAAGTTTCTCCTCTAGTCAATCGCTTATGAATAAAGACGAGATTCGAGAAATGCTTGAACGCGGAGGGTTTCTTCAATGA
- a CDS encoding glycosyltransferase family 4 protein — translation MYNSAKGGDEHTDEQIWVCGGMNGAKPKLLLFSHICSPVFVTGAEKLLFLFTREMVRRFECVMVVPQQGAIAEKVRALGVRTIVLDIPLCISIYTAAPTILEELEAMKRHSSWGRIHALLAEERPDYVLVNTSVHPLPALAAKSMGIPTIWAMMETIMDRPGRNVSVPLIAANSDMVVGISHSTLQPIQKLAPTAQTFMLPPYLVRDELLPNSWAYHRLRLRQQYGWGEYHRVAGYLAATIYTSKGLEQFVNAMLPIAFSDVRARFLIIGNSADDTYYRNCQKIAQQSGYGDRFLFLPFAEQIQHAFPVMDVLVVPSLVAEGFGMTALEGLMFGKGVVAFASGGLSEILTATGNEEFLVNTGDVNGITERVNMLLSNEGLLKAVGDRNTQSSQQVFGVEAFRSRLDALIEQLPHSPGYQRSSLWRGSAPTVYLVEHGTKRPFASESAFLHRGYRFEEVTEVPDHDLNVLPSGHPIKDAVQQNSVRAGRKKRSHSRSRTKRGSRKRRTRPVRGRKAGKKAHRRRR, via the coding sequence TTGTACAACTCGGCAAAAGGAGGTGACGAACATACCGATGAGCAGATATGGGTATGCGGCGGCATGAACGGGGCGAAACCGAAACTCCTACTATTTTCCCACATATGCAGTCCGGTGTTCGTCACAGGAGCGGAAAAACTGTTATTCCTATTCACTCGGGAGATGGTCCGACGGTTTGAATGCGTAATGGTCGTTCCCCAACAGGGGGCGATCGCCGAGAAAGTCAGAGCGCTTGGAGTAAGAACGATCGTACTGGATATTCCGCTATGTATTTCCATTTACACGGCCGCCCCGACGATCTTAGAGGAATTAGAAGCGATGAAGAGACATTCGTCATGGGGACGGATACATGCATTGCTAGCCGAAGAACGGCCCGATTACGTGTTAGTGAACACAAGCGTTCATCCTTTACCCGCGTTAGCGGCGAAATCGATGGGCATTCCGACGATCTGGGCGATGATGGAGACGATTATGGATAGGCCCGGTCGCAACGTCTCCGTCCCTCTCATAGCCGCGAATAGCGACATGGTCGTCGGAATTTCCCATTCGACGCTTCAACCTATCCAGAAACTTGCTCCGACCGCGCAAACGTTCATGTTGCCGCCGTATTTGGTCCGCGATGAGCTGCTTCCGAATAGCTGGGCATATCACCGCCTTCGGTTACGGCAACAGTACGGCTGGGGCGAGTATCACCGCGTTGCGGGTTATCTGGCTGCGACGATCTATACGAGCAAAGGCTTGGAGCAGTTCGTGAATGCGATGCTGCCGATTGCGTTCAGCGATGTCAGAGCACGTTTTCTTATCATCGGAAACTCGGCCGACGATACGTATTACCGCAATTGCCAGAAGATTGCGCAGCAATCCGGTTACGGGGACAGATTCCTCTTCTTGCCCTTCGCGGAACAGATCCAACATGCTTTTCCGGTTATGGACGTGTTGGTTGTCCCTAGTCTCGTAGCGGAAGGTTTCGGCATGACGGCGCTGGAGGGACTTATGTTCGGCAAGGGCGTCGTTGCCTTCGCGTCGGGAGGCCTTTCGGAAATCTTGACCGCGACGGGCAATGAGGAGTTTCTGGTCAACACGGGCGACGTTAACGGGATAACCGAACGAGTGAATATGTTGCTCAGCAACGAAGGATTGTTGAAGGCCGTCGGAGATCGGAACACGCAGTCGTCCCAGCAGGTGTTCGGCGTAGAAGCTTTCCGTTCCCGACTGGATGCATTAATCGAGCAATTGCCTCATTCGCCCGGATATCAACGAAGCTCCTTATGGCGAGGGAGCGCGCCAACCGTTTATTTAGTCGAACACGGCACGAAACGCCCGTTTGCCTCGGAAAGTGCCTTTCTGCACAGAGGTTATCGATTCGAAGAGGTAACGGAAGTTCCCGACCACGATTTGAACGTGTTGCCTTCGGGACACCCGATCAAGGATGCGGTGCAGCAAAATTCCGTTCGAGCCGGAAGGAAGAAAAGGAGTCATTCGAGATCTCGGACGAAACGAGGATCGAGGAAGCGTCGCACGCGTCCGGTACGAGGGAGAAAAGCGGGCAAAAAAGCACATCGCAGAAGAAGGTGA
- the wecB gene encoding non-hydrolyzing UDP-N-acetylglucosamine 2-epimerase: MRVVTILGTRPEIIRLSLIIGKLDRLADRHVLVHTGQNFSPSLSAVFFEQLGLRAPDLLLDDRKETIGGQLSVMFASVERLLLKEQPDKVLVLGDTNSALCAMVAERMGIPVVHMEAGNRCFDLRVPEEKNRRIIDSVSTYNLPYTENSKNNLLREGFPVQRIFKSGNPIYEVLRHYEKQVDHSNVLERLGVTSGQYLLATIHRAENVDDPGTLSDIMEGLSQTAEEHRLPLVCSLHPRTKSRLTEENRASIHPLVTFHEPFSFFDFVRLEKHARLALTDSGTVQEECCIFGVPTVTIRRTTERPETVDCGSNVVAGLRPEDIKNAVRIMMSLNDAWECPEGYLVDNVSDKVAKFVLGGKRDV, translated from the coding sequence ATGCGCGTCGTTACGATATTGGGAACCCGGCCGGAGATTATTCGCCTAAGTTTAATTATCGGCAAGCTTGATCGCTTAGCAGACCGGCATGTACTCGTTCACACGGGCCAGAATTTCTCCCCTAGCTTAAGCGCGGTCTTCTTCGAGCAGCTTGGATTGCGCGCGCCCGATCTGTTGCTGGATGACCGCAAAGAGACGATCGGCGGACAGCTCTCCGTCATGTTCGCTTCCGTGGAACGCTTGTTGCTGAAGGAGCAGCCGGACAAAGTTCTTGTTCTAGGCGATACGAACAGCGCCCTGTGCGCCATGGTCGCGGAAAGGATGGGAATTCCGGTCGTTCATATGGAAGCTGGCAATCGGTGCTTCGACTTGAGAGTGCCGGAGGAGAAGAACAGGCGGATCATCGATTCGGTCTCGACTTATAATCTCCCCTACACCGAGAATAGCAAGAACAACCTATTGCGCGAAGGATTTCCCGTTCAAAGGATATTCAAGTCCGGCAATCCGATCTACGAGGTGCTAAGGCACTATGAGAAACAAGTTGATCATAGCAACGTGCTTGAACGCCTTGGCGTGACATCCGGCCAATATTTGCTGGCGACCATTCACCGCGCGGAGAACGTCGATGATCCGGGGACGCTCAGTGATATCATGGAAGGCTTAAGCCAAACAGCCGAGGAGCACCGGCTGCCGCTCGTTTGCAGCTTGCATCCGCGAACGAAATCGAGACTAACGGAAGAAAACAGAGCGTCTATTCATCCGTTAGTCACGTTTCATGAGCCTTTCTCCTTCTTCGATTTCGTTCGGTTGGAGAAGCATGCCCGCCTTGCCTTAACGGATAGCGGCACCGTTCAGGAGGAGTGCTGCATCTTCGGAGTGCCGACGGTAACGATCCGGCGGACGACGGAGAGGCCGGAAACGGTGGATTGCGGAAGTAACGTCGTAGCGGGACTCCGTCCCGAGGACATTAAGAACGCGGTTAGAATCATGATGTCTTTAAACGATGCTTGGGAATGCCCGGAAGGATATCTGGTGGATAACGTATCCGATAAAGTGGCTAAATTTGTGCTTGGAGGGAAAAGGGATGTTTAA
- a CDS encoding dTDP-4-dehydrorhamnose reductase family protein, with protein sequence MKIALLGGNGMAGHLLATYLKRSTDYDIIVTVRPHSGSNRTSEALRGLQVRELDVRSLEEVRRFIEHSAPDLIINAVGILNHQAEDFPQDAYKVNGLLPHWLRYWGEQIGARLVHISSDCVFSGSRGQYRESDAPDGTSVYARSKALGEFRDSKHVTIRTSIIGPDHKPEGIGLMKWFLAQQGEVSGYRKVLWNGVTTLELAKATKWLIDHPETGGLVHLTAAETVSKHDLLLLMQETFDKRNVSIVPTDEPIIDRTLIATREDFGYKAPKYAEMLVELQQWMAEP encoded by the coding sequence ATGAAAATCGCCCTGCTTGGCGGCAATGGAATGGCCGGTCATCTATTGGCGACATATTTGAAGCGAAGCACGGATTACGACATCATCGTTACGGTAAGGCCGCATTCTGGTTCGAACCGAACTTCGGAGGCGCTTCGCGGCCTTCAAGTTCGGGAGCTGGATGTTCGTTCTCTCGAGGAAGTGAGGCGATTCATCGAACATTCGGCTCCCGACCTCATTATCAATGCGGTCGGCATATTGAACCATCAAGCGGAGGATTTTCCTCAGGACGCTTATAAGGTGAACGGTCTGCTTCCGCATTGGCTTCGCTATTGGGGAGAACAGATTGGCGCAAGGCTCGTTCATATCAGCTCCGATTGCGTGTTCTCCGGTTCAAGGGGGCAGTACCGCGAAAGTGACGCTCCGGACGGAACATCGGTTTATGCTCGGTCCAAGGCGCTAGGCGAATTTCGCGACTCCAAACACGTGACGATTCGCACTTCCATCATCGGCCCCGATCATAAGCCTGAAGGAATCGGATTGATGAAGTGGTTTCTTGCTCAGCAAGGGGAAGTGAGCGGGTATCGAAAGGTGTTGTGGAACGGAGTCACGACTCTCGAGCTTGCAAAAGCGACCAAATGGTTGATCGATCACCCGGAAACGGGAGGGTTAGTCCATCTGACCGCCGCAGAAACGGTATCCAAGCACGATCTGCTGCTGTTGATGCAGGAAACCTTCGACAAGAGAAACGTCTCCATTGTGCCTACCGATGAACCGATCATCGATCGAACGCTCATCGCGACTAGGGAGGACTTCGGCTACAAGGCACCCAAATATGCGGAAATGCTGGTTGAGCTTCAGCAGTGGATGGCTGAACCATGA
- a CDS encoding CgeB family protein, which translates to MSKTKRRLTESKVDPEYRKGRSAGYSLGWTDGHWFGRCEAVARKASPVPVKRPIHVLYVTSGKGYPYTPLDNGIVETLKLIAQQVTLVVPDDDIVSVAAAVRPDMMLALDGMHLSHEKVQAINALGIRTAIWFTDDPYYTDITAGIAVHYQHVFTLERNCLPYYANSGCARVSYLPLGVFPGSYRPRNTPHSMRGEISFIGTAYWNRVELFNRAIPLLAHRRLRISGMWWDRLAEYERWKGLIDLDKWMEPDETSEKYNANRIVINSHRAHDDETFNQNSARITAVSPNPRTFEISASGTLQLTDWREDIAQFYVPGVEIVTYDSPEDMAAKVDYYLEHEEERQEIALRGLYRTLRDHTYVSRLNQLMDLTMNG; encoded by the coding sequence TTGAGTAAAACGAAAAGACGTTTGACCGAAAGCAAAGTAGACCCGGAGTATCGTAAAGGTCGCTCAGCCGGGTATTCTCTGGGATGGACGGACGGACATTGGTTCGGCCGTTGCGAAGCCGTTGCTCGTAAGGCTTCTCCCGTACCCGTCAAAAGGCCGATCCATGTTCTCTACGTGACATCGGGCAAAGGTTACCCTTATACCCCGTTAGATAACGGAATCGTCGAAACGCTTAAGCTGATCGCGCAGCAGGTAACCTTGGTCGTTCCGGATGACGACATCGTATCTGTCGCGGCTGCTGTTAGACCGGATATGATGCTTGCTTTGGACGGCATGCATCTCTCGCACGAGAAGGTTCAAGCGATTAACGCGCTGGGAATCCGAACGGCGATATGGTTTACGGACGATCCGTATTACACGGACATAACCGCAGGCATTGCCGTTCACTATCAACACGTCTTTACGTTGGAACGCAATTGTCTCCCCTACTACGCGAATTCCGGTTGCGCCCGCGTCTCCTACTTGCCGCTTGGCGTATTTCCGGGTTCTTACCGGCCGCGCAATACGCCGCACTCCATGCGCGGAGAGATCAGCTTCATAGGCACCGCCTATTGGAATCGGGTGGAGCTATTTAATCGAGCTATCCCCTTGCTGGCTCATAGGCGCTTGCGGATTTCCGGAATGTGGTGGGATCGACTCGCCGAATACGAGCGTTGGAAAGGGTTAATCGACTTAGACAAGTGGATGGAGCCGGATGAAACCTCGGAGAAATACAACGCGAACCGAATCGTCATCAATTCCCATCGGGCTCATGACGACGAAACTTTTAATCAGAACAGCGCCCGGATTACCGCCGTCTCTCCGAACCCGCGAACATTCGAGATTTCGGCTTCCGGAACGTTGCAATTAACCGATTGGCGCGAAGATATCGCCCAATTCTATGTTCCCGGAGTTGAAATCGTGACTTACGACTCCCCGGAGGACATGGCAGCCAAAGTCGATTACTACTTGGAGCATGAGGAAGAAAGGCAAGAAATCGCGTTAAGAGGCCTCTATCGGACATTGCGGGACCACACGTATGTTTCCCGACTAAATCAGCTCATGGATTTGACAATGAATGGTTAA
- a CDS encoding CgeB family protein, translated as MKNRERGRNDGFRSGWLEGWRLGASKGIDEGIQQVVHTPSKARILYVPQGFEAIDQGVIAALQAEVAEVRIASAAEMRLQAAQYRPDAVLVMNGLHVFPPDHLEQIDAIRGLGIPTVIWFVDDPYVTDNTMTIAPRYEYVFTHEKSCIRLYQSLGCSKVYHLPLAAHFDLFKPMAVPQQYRTDICFIGIAFWNRVELFDQIAPYLQDKRVLIGGKLWDRMEQYPILSKFVHDGWIEVPETAKYYNGAKIVINLHRTTEAGKDNLNGINWPAESINPRTFEMAACGTLQLTDMRSELPEHFAIGSEIAVFDNAQHLIQQMDFYLKNEEERLRVAMRGYRRTKRDHTFNERIRRMLNVIGLQS; from the coding sequence GTGAAAAACAGGGAACGAGGCCGCAATGACGGCTTTCGGAGCGGTTGGTTGGAAGGTTGGAGATTAGGAGCCAGCAAAGGGATCGACGAAGGGATCCAGCAGGTCGTTCATACGCCAAGCAAAGCGCGTATTCTCTATGTCCCGCAAGGCTTCGAAGCGATTGATCAAGGCGTGATCGCCGCATTGCAAGCCGAGGTAGCCGAAGTCCGCATCGCGTCGGCCGCGGAGATGCGGCTGCAAGCGGCGCAATATCGGCCGGATGCCGTACTCGTAATGAATGGATTGCATGTGTTCCCTCCCGATCATCTGGAGCAGATCGATGCAATTCGAGGCTTGGGAATTCCGACGGTGATCTGGTTTGTCGACGACCCTTACGTAACCGACAATACGATGACGATCGCCCCGCGCTACGAATATGTTTTTACCCATGAAAAATCATGCATCAGATTGTACCAATCTCTGGGTTGTTCGAAGGTTTATCATTTGCCGCTCGCGGCTCATTTCGATCTATTCAAACCTATGGCGGTTCCCCAGCAATATCGAACGGATATTTGTTTCATCGGAATCGCGTTCTGGAACCGGGTGGAGCTATTCGATCAGATCGCTCCTTATTTGCAAGACAAGAGGGTACTTATCGGAGGCAAGTTGTGGGATAGGATGGAGCAGTATCCGATTTTATCGAAGTTCGTTCACGATGGGTGGATCGAGGTTCCGGAAACCGCTAAGTATTACAACGGAGCCAAAATCGTCATTAATCTTCATCGTACGACCGAAGCGGGCAAAGATAATCTGAACGGAATCAATTGGCCGGCGGAATCGATTAACCCTAGAACGTTCGAAATGGCGGCATGCGGAACGTTGCAATTGACGGATATGCGGAGCGAGCTTCCCGAGCATTTCGCGATCGGATCGGAAATCGCCGTCTTCGATAATGCTCAGCATCTGATTCAACAGATGGACTTCTATTTAAAGAACGAGGAGGAACGTCTTCGCGTCGCCATGAGAGGCTATCGGCGGACGAAGCGGGATCATACGTTTAACGAGCGGATTCGGAGGATGCTGAACGTAATCGGACTTCAATCCTAA
- a CDS encoding NAD-dependent epimerase/dehydratase family protein, producing MTARTILITGAGGFTGRHACRQFMNAGWNVIGIVSPRSPAGDGIEASHVEKCDLTDGAAVMRLLKRMEPTAVLHAAGRNAVDYSWKDPTSTIAVNFMSTVYILEAVRAMGPCKVLIIGSMLRSEQEGISVPAHPYGFSKTLQAEVAKAWHHLYGLPVMVAEPSNLIGPGGSAGLCGKIARWTIAAEEAGGQLPPFQLSSLHEARDFLDVRDAVSAYEIVLEDGVPGSNYALESGAFRTLGEVRQTFDEASSIVLPWVIGNDSSRASPAARDTSYIRELGWKPVYSFRQSIRDALEDERKRRQRERGGSPSDRMA from the coding sequence ATGACTGCCCGCACCATACTTATCACGGGAGCAGGAGGTTTTACGGGAAGGCACGCTTGCCGTCAGTTCATGAACGCCGGATGGAACGTGATAGGTATCGTTTCTCCGCGTTCTCCGGCAGGAGACGGCATCGAGGCGTCGCATGTGGAAAAATGCGACCTTACCGACGGGGCTGCCGTCATGAGATTGCTAAAGCGAATGGAGCCGACCGCGGTGCTGCATGCGGCCGGGAGAAATGCGGTGGATTACTCATGGAAAGATCCAACCTCGACGATTGCGGTCAACTTCATGTCCACTGTCTACATTTTGGAAGCCGTTCGAGCCATGGGGCCGTGTAAAGTGCTTATTATCGGTTCCATGCTCCGTTCGGAACAAGAGGGAATCTCTGTTCCCGCCCATCCCTATGGCTTCAGCAAAACATTGCAAGCTGAGGTCGCAAAGGCATGGCATCATCTGTACGGATTACCTGTTATGGTCGCAGAGCCCTCGAATTTAATCGGTCCCGGCGGCAGCGCGGGATTATGCGGCAAGATCGCAAGGTGGACGATCGCCGCGGAAGAGGCGGGAGGACAATTGCCGCCATTCCAGCTCTCCTCCTTGCACGAAGCGAGGGATTTCTTGGACGTAAGGGACGCCGTCTCCGCGTATGAGATCGTCTTGGAGGATGGGGTTCCCGGAAGTAATTATGCTTTGGAATCGGGTGCTTTCCGCACGTTAGGGGAAGTACGGCAAACCTTCGACGAGGCATCGAGCATCGTGCTCCCGTGGGTGATCGGCAACGACTCTTCAAGAGCGTCCCCGGCGGCAAGGGATACCTCGTACATTCGCGAACTTGGTTGGAAGCCGGTCTATTCGTTCCGGCAATCGATTCGCGATGCATTAGAGGACGAGCGCAAACGCAGACAGCGGGAAAGGGGAGGATCGCCATCCGATCGTATGGCGTAA